One Candidatus Kinetoplastibacterium oncopeltii TCC290E genomic region harbors:
- a CDS encoding thioredoxin family protein: protein MLLYPNKDKLSKNKKDCYLIICFCADWCSTCRKYRKELSILSDKFKLHMFYWIDIEDNYEFIGNEDIINFPTLLVQISKKTVFYGNISSNIDHLNMIIKTINNNKDIKTKLPNIWEMLEAS, encoded by the coding sequence ATGCTCCTTTACCCAAATAAAGATAAGTTGTCTAAAAACAAGAAAGATTGTTATCTAATAATTTGTTTTTGTGCTGATTGGTGCAGCACATGTAGGAAATATAGAAAAGAATTATCCATTCTATCGGATAAATTTAAACTACATATGTTTTATTGGATAGATATAGAAGATAATTATGAATTTATCGGTAATGAAGACATAATAAATTTCCCTACTTTGTTAGTGCAAATAAGCAAGAAAACTGTATTTTATGGCAATATAAGTTCTAACATTGACCATTTAAATATGATAATAAAAACAATAAACAATAACAAAGACATTAAAACAAAATTACCCAACATTTGGGAAATGCTTGAAGCATCCTAA
- a CDS encoding quinone-dependent dihydroorotate dehydrogenase: MPLLFRSYPIIRKILFSLDPEKAHEITLKCLDYTYKCSLTRKILSYSPSLPKKIMGIKVKNPIGLAAGLDKNGEHIDSLGNLGFGFIEIGTVTPYPQTGNQKPRMFRLPKSEAIINRLGFNNLGINKLISNVRRSNWRKNGGILGINIGKNATTKIESSVEDYLKCLNTAYNHADYITINISSPNTEKLRSLQEKEHLNNLLYRLVEARKSLSDIYQKHTPIALKISPDLELCDIDIISEALVKYRIEGVITTNTTISRNNMENEIFSKEKGGLSGYPLHELSLIVLERIKKNIGDDITIIGTGGILSAKQALEKIRSGADAVQIYTGLIYKGPILIEQCINAIKDD; this comes from the coding sequence ATGCCATTACTGTTCAGATCATACCCTATTATAAGAAAAATACTGTTTTCTTTGGATCCAGAGAAGGCCCATGAGATAACTCTCAAATGTCTTGATTATACTTATAAATGTTCTTTAACTAGAAAAATTCTAAGCTACTCTCCTTCTTTGCCAAAAAAAATTATGGGGATAAAAGTAAAAAATCCTATTGGGCTAGCTGCCGGTCTAGATAAAAATGGAGAACATATAGATTCATTAGGTAATTTAGGATTCGGATTTATAGAAATAGGAACAGTAACACCTTACCCACAGACAGGAAATCAGAAACCAAGAATGTTTCGTCTGCCCAAATCAGAAGCAATAATAAATAGATTGGGATTTAATAATTTAGGAATAAATAAACTTATATCTAACGTAAGAAGAAGTAACTGGCGTAAAAATGGAGGAATTCTAGGAATAAATATTGGGAAAAATGCAACAACAAAAATAGAATCTTCTGTAGAAGATTATTTGAAATGTTTAAATACGGCTTATAATCATGCTGACTATATAACCATAAATATATCCTCTCCAAACACTGAAAAATTAAGATCACTACAAGAAAAAGAACATCTTAATAATTTATTATATAGACTAGTAGAAGCACGTAAATCATTATCTGATATTTATCAAAAACATACTCCAATAGCATTAAAGATATCTCCTGACCTGGAATTATGTGATATCGACATAATATCAGAGGCTCTTGTTAAATATAGAATTGAAGGGGTAATAACGACCAATACTACTATATCTAGAAACAATATGGAAAATGAAATTTTTTCCAAAGAAAAAGGAGGATTATCCGGATATCCTCTACATGAATTATCACTAATTGTGCTAGAAAGAATTAAGAAGAATATCGGAGATGACATAACAATAATTGGAACTGGCGGGATATTATCTGCAAAACAAGCCTTAGAGAAAATTAGGTCAGGTGCTGATGCAGTCCAAATATATACAGGTCTTATATATAAAGGACCAATATTAATAGAACAATGTATAAATGCAATAAAAGATGATTAA
- a CDS encoding 2-octaprenyl-6-methoxyphenol hydroxylase has translation MNKEFDIAIVGSGITGSTLAILLSRLTTNPSRVALIQKIDLDSDLIKKKHKPDVLALSYDSKLLLKGINAWPEGSSVIKTVHVSKFNQFGKLLLKNTDLNIDELGSIVNYDNLQKKLDKLVLESGVSLICGDNVEIIKKNSIYQTQIDGSFLKSLIVIQANGINCSDFEKKYDQKALLTTVKVRSHNNEERLAWERFTDTGCIALLPTPQNLDLYSVVWCDNIKNIECLINMSNKEFSISINKFFGSLLGNISSDFERYTIPLSLKIKKHLNDLNLVTIGNAAQTIHPIGGQGLNLGLRDVGCLVRCIDKWLDNKTETISILNKFNNKRYLDRIITIGITDTLTNIFSSKIHLIQKMFGTSLSLIDLIKPLKRSIIRQLIIGTKM, from the coding sequence ATGAATAAAGAATTTGATATAGCAATAGTAGGATCTGGCATTACTGGAAGTACCTTGGCTATTTTGTTATCTAGGCTAACAACAAATCCTTCCAGAGTAGCATTGATACAGAAGATTGACCTTGATTCTGATCTGATTAAGAAAAAACACAAACCAGATGTCTTGGCTCTAAGTTATGATAGTAAGTTGCTACTGAAAGGTATAAATGCTTGGCCAGAAGGATCATCTGTTATAAAAACAGTACATGTTTCTAAGTTCAATCAGTTTGGTAAATTATTATTAAAGAATACTGATCTCAATATAGACGAACTGGGCAGTATAGTTAACTATGACAATCTTCAAAAAAAATTAGATAAATTAGTGTTAGAAAGCGGAGTATCACTTATATGTGGCGACAATGTTGAAATTATTAAAAAAAATAGCATTTACCAGACACAAATAGATGGCTCATTTTTAAAATCTCTAATTGTTATACAAGCTAATGGGATAAACTGTAGCGATTTTGAAAAAAAATACGATCAAAAAGCTTTATTAACAACAGTAAAAGTTAGATCACATAATAACGAAGAAAGATTAGCTTGGGAACGATTTACTGATACCGGATGTATAGCTCTGCTACCAACTCCACAGAACTTAGATCTCTATTCAGTAGTTTGGTGTGATAATATAAAAAATATAGAATGTTTAATCAATATGTCAAACAAAGAATTCTCAATATCAATAAATAAATTTTTCGGATCACTGTTAGGAAATATATCGTCTGACTTTGAACGATATACAATTCCATTATCTCTAAAAATAAAAAAACATCTAAATGATCTAAATTTGGTTACTATAGGAAACGCAGCTCAAACTATACATCCTATTGGAGGACAAGGATTAAATTTAGGACTTAGAGATGTTGGATGTCTTGTCAGATGTATTGATAAATGGCTAGATAACAAAACAGAAACTATCAGCATACTGAATAAATTCAATAACAAAAGATATCTAGATAGAATTATAACTATAGGTATTACTGATACGTTGACTAATATTTTTAGCAGTAAAATACATTTAATACAAAAAATGTTTGGTACATCATTATCCTTAATTGATTTAATAAAACCACTAAAAAGATCAATTATAAGGCAGCTTATAATTGGAACGAAAATGTAA
- the dapB gene encoding 4-hydroxy-tetrahydrodipicolinate reductase, with protein sequence MRLAVSGSSGRMGSSIIKTLLKNPELQLVTALDSSSSHYLGQKIEGSNISLTDDLDSLKNADCLIDFTRPEGTMKNLSHCLKYRVNMVIGTTGFSEDELNIIEQASKNIAIIHASNTSIGVNATLKLIELASKILRSGYDVEIFEAHHSEKVDSPSGTSITMGETIAKSWGTSLSEIATWARHGYTGPRKPGTIGFSVMRGGDIIGDHSVYFCGHGERIEITHRSNSRENYVNGAIQAAIFLKNKKNGKFTMNDVLSI encoded by the coding sequence ATGCGTTTAGCTGTATCAGGATCAAGTGGAAGAATGGGATCATCCATAATTAAAACATTATTAAAAAATCCAGAGCTTCAGTTAGTAACAGCTTTGGATTCTTCAAGTAGCCATTATTTAGGACAGAAGATAGAAGGATCTAATATTTCATTAACAGATGACCTAGATTCATTAAAAAATGCTGATTGTCTGATAGATTTTACTAGGCCAGAAGGCACGATGAAAAACTTGTCACACTGTCTAAAATATAGAGTTAATATGGTTATAGGAACCACCGGATTTAGCGAAGATGAGCTGAACATTATAGAACAAGCATCAAAAAATATAGCTATAATACATGCGTCGAACACAAGTATCGGTGTAAATGCAACATTGAAACTTATAGAGTTAGCATCAAAGATATTAAGATCTGGATATGATGTTGAAATATTCGAAGCTCATCATAGCGAAAAAGTTGACAGTCCTTCTGGAACTTCTATCACAATGGGAGAAACAATAGCAAAGTCATGGGGAACCTCTCTTTCTGAAATTGCAACATGGGCAAGGCACGGTTATACTGGACCTAGAAAACCAGGAACTATTGGTTTTTCAGTGATGAGAGGTGGAGATATTATAGGCGATCATTCAGTTTATTTTTGTGGACATGGAGAAAGAATAGAGATTACACACAGATCAAATAGTAGAGAAAATTATGTAAATGGAGCAATTCAAGCTGCAATTTTTCTTAAGAACAAGAAAAATGGTAAATTTACTATGAACGATGTTTTATCTATATGA
- the purH gene encoding bifunctional phosphoribosylaminoimidazolecarboxamide formyltransferase/IMP cyclohydrolase, with the protein MKIETALISVSNKTGIIEFAKSLISRKIRLFSTGGTAKTLREAGLEVIEVSEHTGFPEILDGRVKTLHPKIHGGLLAKRDKKEHVNTIKEYGIDKIDILVVNLYPFNEAISKEGCSFSNAIENIDIGGPAMLRSASKNHGNDIDGVTVIVDPKDYTKVINEIDEYGNTSYELRLNLATKAFAHTAAYDGLITNYLSSLLDKTPKYDETPNRQKWPEIITIQAKKQQTLRYGENPHQTASFYIDENISQGLLSNYRQIQGKELSFNNIADADAAWECVRSFEKPACVIVKHANPCGVAIGNNIRESYDKAFKTDPTSAFGGIVAFNKKVDVETARTVIDNQFLEVLLAPNFDNDAINELSSKQNIRVLKVPIGHGTNNFDAKRIGGGWLLQTTDSQDLCIKDINIVTKRKPTKEEIDDLIFAWNVAKFVKSNAIVFASKGMTLGIGAGQMSRVDSARIASIKAINSKLDLKNSVVASDAFFPFRDGLDVIVASGSSCVIQPGGSMRDDEVIDAANEHGIVMAMTGIRHFRH; encoded by the coding sequence ATGAAAATCGAAACTGCTTTGATATCTGTTTCTAACAAAACAGGAATCATTGAATTTGCTAAATCTTTAATATCTAGAAAGATTCGTTTATTCTCAACTGGGGGAACAGCTAAAACATTAAGAGAAGCTGGATTAGAAGTAATAGAAGTATCTGAACATACGGGATTTCCTGAGATTTTAGATGGAAGAGTTAAAACACTTCACCCTAAAATTCATGGTGGATTATTAGCAAAACGTGATAAAAAAGAGCACGTTAATACAATTAAAGAATATGGTATAGATAAAATAGATATATTAGTTGTGAATCTATATCCATTCAATGAAGCAATATCCAAAGAAGGATGTTCCTTTTCAAATGCAATAGAAAATATTGACATTGGTGGCCCAGCAATGTTGCGTTCTGCATCTAAGAATCATGGTAATGATATCGATGGTGTAACAGTAATAGTAGATCCAAAAGATTATACTAAAGTAATAAATGAAATAGATGAGTATGGGAATACTTCCTATGAGTTACGTTTAAATTTGGCAACAAAAGCTTTTGCACATACAGCAGCATACGATGGATTAATAACAAATTATCTAAGCAGCTTGCTAGACAAAACTCCAAAATATGATGAAACTCCTAATAGGCAAAAATGGCCAGAAATTATAACAATACAAGCAAAAAAACAACAAACTTTACGATATGGAGAAAATCCTCATCAGACTGCCTCGTTCTATATTGATGAAAACATTAGCCAAGGATTGCTAAGCAACTATAGGCAAATACAAGGCAAAGAACTATCTTTCAATAATATTGCAGATGCAGACGCAGCTTGGGAGTGCGTTCGAAGTTTCGAAAAACCTGCTTGTGTAATTGTAAAACATGCCAATCCTTGTGGTGTTGCTATCGGTAATAACATAAGAGAATCCTACGACAAGGCATTTAAAACAGATCCAACATCTGCTTTTGGAGGCATAGTAGCATTTAATAAAAAAGTTGATGTAGAAACTGCTAGAACAGTAATTGATAATCAATTTTTAGAAGTATTATTAGCTCCAAATTTTGATAATGATGCAATAAATGAATTATCATCAAAACAAAATATAAGAGTTTTAAAAGTTCCAATAGGTCATGGTACTAACAACTTCGATGCAAAAAGAATTGGTGGAGGGTGGTTACTACAGACTACTGATAGTCAGGATTTATGCATAAAAGATATTAATATTGTGACTAAAAGAAAACCAACAAAAGAAGAAATTGATGATTTAATATTTGCCTGGAATGTAGCAAAATTTGTCAAATCCAATGCAATCGTTTTTGCTAGCAAAGGAATGACATTAGGTATTGGTGCTGGACAAATGAGTCGTGTCGATTCTGCTCGTATCGCATCTATAAAAGCAATTAATTCAAAATTAGATTTAAAAAATTCTGTTGTAGCATCAGATGCATTTTTTCCTTTTCGCGATGGACTAGATGTAATAGTAGCATCCGGTAGCAGTTGTGTGATACAACCAGGAGGTAGTATGAGAGATGATGAGGTTATAGATGCTGCTAATGAACATGGTATAGTCATGGCCATGACTGGAATAAGGCATTTTCGTCATTAA
- the ruvB gene encoding Holliday junction branch migration DNA helicase RuvB — protein MAIKPDHLAQTTRTHSKILEPTAPSSEESIERALRPKNFYEYIGQKRTCDQLEIFIKAARNRKESLDHTLLFGPPGLGKTTLAHIIAHEMGANLRQTSGPVLERPGDLAAILTNMEKNDVLFIDEIHRLSSVVEEILYPALEDFQIDILIGEGPSARSVKLDLQPFTLIGATTRAGMLTNPLRDRFGIISRLEFYNSEDLSRIISRSAKLLRTNVTTDGSEEIARRSRGTPRIANRLLRRVRDYAEVKAEGIINDTVANQALSMLEVDPHGLDIMDRKLLEAIVYKFDGGPVGIDSIAASIGEEKDTIEDVIEPYLIQHGYIQRTPRGRIATSITWNHLGLHNQAQSSQQKNIP, from the coding sequence ATGGCCATTAAGCCCGATCATCTTGCCCAAACAACCAGAACACATAGCAAAATACTAGAACCTACAGCTCCTAGTAGCGAAGAATCTATTGAGCGTGCATTGAGACCAAAAAATTTCTATGAATATATAGGACAAAAAAGAACTTGTGATCAACTGGAGATATTTATAAAAGCTGCTCGAAATAGAAAAGAGTCTTTGGATCATACTTTATTATTTGGGCCTCCAGGTTTAGGAAAAACTACTCTTGCACATATAATTGCACATGAAATGGGAGCTAACCTAAGGCAGACATCTGGTCCTGTATTGGAAAGACCAGGAGATCTAGCAGCAATACTAACAAACATGGAAAAAAATGATGTTTTGTTTATTGATGAAATACATAGACTATCCTCAGTTGTAGAAGAAATTCTCTATCCGGCTTTAGAAGACTTTCAGATAGATATCCTAATAGGAGAAGGACCGTCTGCAAGAAGTGTAAAATTAGATCTTCAACCATTTACATTAATAGGTGCCACTACTAGAGCAGGCATGCTAACAAACCCATTAAGAGATAGATTTGGGATCATATCTAGACTTGAATTTTATAATTCAGAAGATCTTTCTCGTATAATTTCTAGAAGTGCTAAATTGTTAAGAACAAATGTCACAACAGATGGATCTGAAGAAATTGCTAGAAGATCGAGGGGTACACCAAGGATAGCTAATAGACTATTAAGACGAGTACGTGATTATGCTGAAGTTAAAGCAGAAGGCATAATAAACGATACTGTGGCAAACCAAGCTTTATCAATGCTAGAAGTAGATCCTCATGGATTAGATATCATGGATAGAAAACTATTAGAAGCTATTGTTTATAAATTTGATGGTGGTCCTGTCGGAATTGACAGTATTGCTGCATCTATAGGAGAAGAAAAGGATACTATAGAAGATGTTATAGAGCCTTATCTAATACAACATGGATATATACAAAGAACGCCTCGTGGCAGGATAGCAACATCTATAACTTGGAATCATTTAGGCTTGCATAATCAAGCACAATCTTCTCAGCAAAAAAATATTCCCTAG
- the ruvA gene encoding Holliday junction branch migration protein RuvA has protein sequence MIERITGKLLEKSTNSVCLDVNGICYEIETTSGTINSLPHINEKLTLFTHLLIREDAHILFGFNDHNTRNTFRLLIKTAGIGARTALSVLSTLTVEELSNSILMQEPSILTKVPGIGQRTAERLILELKNKIKSETGLNSTQVPQIHSDLINALVSLGYSCKEAMKIINFVPENLTISESIKYALKLLSAG, from the coding sequence ATGATAGAAAGGATCACTGGTAAATTATTAGAAAAGAGTACAAATAGTGTTTGTTTAGATGTAAATGGTATATGTTATGAAATAGAAACAACTTCTGGCACTATTAATTCTCTTCCACATATTAATGAAAAATTAACTTTATTCACCCATTTATTGATACGTGAGGATGCACACATATTATTTGGATTTAATGATCACAATACTAGAAATACTTTCCGTCTATTGATTAAAACAGCAGGAATAGGAGCTCGCACTGCTTTATCAGTTTTGTCTACTTTAACAGTTGAAGAACTGTCAAATTCTATATTAATGCAGGAACCATCAATTCTTACTAAAGTTCCCGGAATAGGACAAAGAACAGCAGAGCGTTTAATACTAGAGCTAAAAAATAAAATAAAATCAGAAACCGGATTAAATTCGACACAAGTTCCTCAGATACATTCTGACCTTATTAATGCATTAGTGTCATTAGGATATTCATGTAAAGAAGCAATGAAGATAATTAATTTTGTTCCAGAAAATCTTACTATATCTGAAAGTATAAAATACGCGCTGAAGTTACTGAGTGCTGGTTAA
- a CDS encoding helix-turn-helix domain-containing protein: MNKQDIFEECIRISLARYMNDLGDSKPNDILKMVVLCVEKPVIEVALQRSNNNQSKAAEMLGITRSTLRKKLMLYKIQI, from the coding sequence ATGAATAAACAAGATATTTTCGAAGAATGTATACGTATAAGCTTAGCACGCTATATGAATGACTTGGGAGATTCTAAACCTAATGATATATTAAAAATGGTTGTCTTGTGCGTCGAAAAACCAGTTATAGAAGTAGCCTTGCAAAGGTCCAATAACAATCAGTCTAAAGCAGCTGAAATGCTTGGAATTACTAGGAGTACTTTGAGAAAAAAACTTATGCTATATAAAATACAAATATAA
- the ruvC gene encoding crossover junction endodeoxyribonuclease RuvC, producing the protein MRIIGIDPGLRKTGFGIIEQNGQTIKYVTSGTIVIPTDLPLAERLKVIFDNLNQIIRETNPLVAAMEIIFMNTNPATTLLLGQARGAALCAVANNDIKVYEYTALQIKKAVVGTGRAAKNQVQMMVQRLLSLNGLPSSDSADALSCALCHSNINPFRMIMKNLQHSDINDKEKTVKNGRLI; encoded by the coding sequence ATGAGAATTATTGGCATTGATCCTGGACTTAGGAAGACAGGGTTTGGAATAATAGAACAAAATGGCCAAACCATCAAGTACGTAACTAGTGGCACTATAGTAATACCAACTGATTTGCCACTAGCTGAAAGGCTAAAGGTAATTTTTGATAATTTAAATCAAATTATTAGAGAGACAAATCCTTTAGTAGCAGCCATGGAAATAATTTTTATGAATACTAACCCAGCTACAACACTTTTGCTAGGACAAGCTAGAGGCGCTGCTTTATGTGCAGTAGCTAATAATGATATAAAAGTTTATGAATACACTGCATTACAAATAAAAAAAGCTGTTGTCGGGACAGGAAGAGCTGCAAAAAATCAAGTTCAAATGATGGTGCAACGATTGCTATCCTTAAACGGATTACCTTCTTCTGATTCTGCTGATGCTCTATCATGTGCTCTCTGTCACTCAAATATAAATCCATTCAGAATGATTATGAAGAACTTACAACATAGTGATATTAATGATAAAGAAAAGACTGTTAAAAACGGAAGATTAATTTGA
- the murB gene encoding UDP-N-acetylmuramate dehydrogenase produces MKSKPKHQNLKHFNTFSLDSYTDHFFVVRNFEDLKFITNIFEDYKDIFIIGGGSNVILKDYIKSLVIKVGFSGIKIISSFEDTVLVEAYAGESWHDFVMYCINKGWYGLENLAFIPGTVGAAPVQNIGAYGIEFSRCCYSVVAWNLTNGKMVELPAKECFFSYRDSIFKQKTYKNFIILSIRVILSKIWNPNIEYFKRNDYFVSRSLKCLVDINNVISIIYNTRNSKLPNIKEFGNVGSFFKNPIVSKDVLLNAIYLFSNLVFWKIGEDSYKVSAGWLIDNCGWKGKTYGKVTVYEKNALILLNQGFAKFDDVMRLATFIINDVYLKSGIRLEIEPRIY; encoded by the coding sequence ATGAAATCGAAACCAAAGCATCAAAATCTTAAGCATTTTAATACATTTAGTCTTGATTCTTACACAGATCATTTTTTTGTAGTGCGTAATTTCGAAGATTTGAAATTCATAACCAATATTTTCGAAGATTATAAAGATATTTTTATTATAGGAGGTGGTAGTAATGTAATTTTAAAAGATTACATAAAATCACTTGTTATTAAGGTTGGTTTTTCAGGCATAAAAATAATATCTTCTTTCGAAGATACTGTTCTGGTAGAAGCCTATGCTGGAGAATCTTGGCATGATTTCGTAATGTACTGTATTAATAAAGGTTGGTATGGTTTAGAAAATTTAGCTTTTATACCTGGTACAGTTGGAGCTGCTCCAGTACAAAATATAGGAGCTTACGGGATAGAATTCTCAAGATGTTGTTATAGTGTAGTTGCTTGGAATTTAACAAATGGTAAAATGGTAGAGTTGCCAGCTAAAGAATGTTTTTTTTCTTATAGAGACAGCATATTTAAACAAAAAACATATAAAAACTTTATTATTTTATCAATACGCGTAATTTTATCAAAAATATGGAATCCTAATATAGAGTATTTCAAAAGAAATGATTATTTTGTATCCAGATCATTGAAATGTTTAGTAGATATTAACAATGTTATTAGTATTATTTATAATACACGTAATTCTAAGTTACCTAACATTAAAGAATTTGGCAATGTCGGTAGTTTTTTTAAAAATCCTATAGTATCGAAAGATGTTTTACTAAATGCTATTTATTTGTTTTCAAACTTAGTTTTTTGGAAAATAGGAGAAGATTCTTATAAGGTATCAGCTGGTTGGCTGATAGACAACTGTGGGTGGAAAGGTAAAACATATGGCAAAGTAACTGTATACGAAAAAAATGCCTTGATATTATTAAATCAAGGCTTTGCTAAATTTGATGATGTTATGAGACTTGCTACATTTATTATTAACGATGTTTATCTTAAGAGCGGAATTAGATTAGAAATAGAGCCAAGAATTTATTAG
- a CDS encoding DEAD/DEAH box helicase, with the protein MNQISIFDKDVKLNSFSSFGLDDSILSVLNEIGYIKPTLIQESAIPNILEGFDFIGAAQTGTGKTAAFILPIINKLIPFANNSVSPARHLLRSLILVPTRELADQVYECIKLYSKNTKLRSLVLFGGVDLEQQKDLLHKGCEILVATPGRLIAHINQKNISLINVDTLVLDEADRMLDMGFIPDVDRIVGMLPKNRQSLLFSATFSEGIRKLGLTYLKDPVEADVTVPNSIADTVQQISYKIFNNDKYAAMLFLIRSAGMKHAIVFTNTKIGANKLASYLSLNKVNTDCIHGDKTQKERIRILNDFKLGELDILVATDVVARGLDIVGISCVINFDIPHNAEDYVHRIGRTGRANKEGSAISLYYQEEDIYLLEIEKLTKSIIPRLDFCCNDKNDSIHYDRCRKPIILAYNGIRNVGFKDYLNNNHTVDTNKITAKIAFLLGGSGRS; encoded by the coding sequence ATGAATCAAATTAGTATTTTTGATAAAGATGTAAAATTAAACTCATTCAGCAGTTTTGGCTTAGATGACTCTATATTGAGTGTTCTAAATGAGATTGGATATATAAAACCAACTCTAATCCAGGAATCTGCTATCCCCAATATATTAGAAGGTTTTGATTTTATTGGTGCTGCTCAAACAGGAACTGGTAAAACTGCAGCTTTTATTTTGCCAATAATTAATAAATTAATACCTTTTGCAAATAATAGTGTTTCTCCAGCTCGTCATTTATTACGTTCCCTTATATTGGTACCGACTAGAGAATTAGCTGATCAGGTTTACGAATGCATAAAACTTTATAGCAAGAATACTAAATTACGTAGCCTAGTATTGTTTGGTGGGGTAGATTTAGAACAACAAAAGGATCTGTTGCATAAAGGATGTGAAATACTAGTAGCAACTCCTGGTAGATTAATTGCTCATATAAATCAGAAGAATATATCCTTAATTAATGTGGATACATTAGTTTTAGATGAGGCAGATCGTATGCTCGATATGGGTTTTATACCTGATGTTGATAGAATAGTTGGAATGCTCCCCAAAAATAGACAAAGCTTATTATTTTCGGCTACATTTAGTGAAGGTATTCGCAAATTAGGTCTAACCTATTTAAAAGATCCAGTTGAAGCTGATGTTACTGTCCCAAATTCTATAGCTGATACAGTTCAACAGATTTCTTATAAGATATTTAATAATGATAAATATGCAGCTATGTTGTTTCTTATACGCAGTGCAGGCATGAAACATGCTATAGTATTTACCAATACGAAAATAGGTGCAAATAAGCTAGCTAGCTATTTATCCTTAAATAAGGTTAACACTGATTGTATTCATGGTGATAAAACTCAAAAAGAAAGAATAAGGATTTTGAATGATTTTAAATTAGGTGAATTAGATATTTTAGTTGCTACTGATGTTGTTGCTCGTGGATTAGATATAGTAGGCATTTCTTGTGTCATAAATTTTGATATTCCTCATAATGCTGAGGATTATGTACATAGAATAGGGCGTACTGGAAGAGCTAATAAAGAAGGGAGCGCTATTTCTTTATATTATCAAGAAGAAGATATTTATTTATTAGAAATAGAAAAGCTAACTAAAAGTATAATACCTAGGTTGGATTTTTGTTGTAACGATAAAAATGACTCTATACATTATGATAGATGTAGAAAGCCTATTATTCTTGCTTATAATGGAATAAGAAATGTTGGTTTTAAAGACTATCTGAACAATAATCATACTGTGGATACTAATAAAATTACAGCAAAAATAGCTTTTTTACTTGGAGGATCTGGTAGATCCTAA